tccccaaggcgagaaactTGGTCTAATAAATCCTTTGTCAAGCAGTTGTTGCAACTGAGTGGATAATTGTTGCATCTCCGAGGGCGCTAGTCTATATGGAGCTTTTGCCACCGGTGCCGCTCTGGGCACTAGATCGATACGGAATTCCACTTGTCGTTGTGGTGGCAGTCCCggtaagtcttctggaaagaattcaggatattcccttaccacagggatgtCTTCCACCTTGCGCTCCTCGGCCTTCTTGTCAACGACATGAGCAAGAAAGGCGATGCATCCTTTTCTCAAACATTTTTGAGCCTTCATGCAACTAATGATTCATAATGGCATGTCTTGTTTCTCCCCGTGTACTAGCAAATGTTCACCAACGGGCAGGGGGATGCGTATGATCTTCTCATGACATATGACTTCGGCTTGATTatcggataaccaatccataccaataacgacatCGAAACTACCTAACGGAACCGGTAAGAGATCTATGTCAAAATTTCGTTCACCCAGTTCTAAGGTACATTTCTTTATGATTTCCCCTGATTCTACTAATTTCCCGTCAGCTAGTtcaatcgagtatggaatatctaatttGCTCGATTCTACCCCAAGTATATTTCTAAATTCCTTAGAAATAAAACTATAATCTGCTCCAGTATCGAAAAGAATAGATGCGAAGTGATTATTGATAGggaacgtaccggtgaccacattcGGTTCCTGGCGAGCGTCCTTAGCTCCTATCACAAATGCTCTACCCCGAGCTTGGATTTCCTTCGGGCAATCCCTTTTAAAGTGCCCTTtgtcaccacagttgaagcaaccTTGATCCTTAGTGTTCGTTCCCCAGCACACCTCAGTGCGGTGCCTAAGTTTACCACATTTACCACACTTGGGACTTCGACATTCTCCGTAGTGGTGGAAGGGGCATTTTTTGCACTTTAGTGCACTCCCGGTGTAAGGCTTCCTGCCGGTATCATTTGTAGTGGTGGTAACATAAGCCTTTGTCTCTTTGACCTCTTTCGAGTTTTGCCCCTTGTTGTTATTGTTCTTACCCCGTGAATGTTTCTTGAAATgggagaacttccttttgttggAGCTAGAAGTCTCCATAGTGGTTTCCCTTTTGTTCACCCCAAACTTATTAAATTTCCCTTGACGTAAGCCTCCTAAGTAAGTGCTACAGCCAAATCAGTGGCTTCTCCAATCTCCGTGGGCTTAGATGAGGTAACCAGACTTAGTATTTGGGGGGAAGTGTGACACTTGTGCTCCGTAAACACACACAATGTAGGACACTatcttttatcaaagaaacaatgtgttttggtctcaaaaatttatttattttggttttacaatttcacattttgattctagttcattttcaagctttaaatcgttTCTAGAAAGTtaaacgcgaactgatgcgtaaacgtaatcagtttaatgcggcaaacacttcagaacagtgacataggcttaacataccttaaataacttttatataacttagaaataagttttgaaagctttggtgtgtcaaaaacaagtttattcacactCACGGACTATTTGcatcaaactgcgaaagtctacTGATTCACATAGTATtgcacattccggaacttgatcataagttaaatatgccctaaatatcctttacatagcttagaaataggctttgaggtgtttggtacgcaaaaataaactttcttgatcaatagggactaaaggcgtcaaaaagtgcataagtttgcattttcgcacatatcttacgttctgaatatatccggacttccaaaaatttatgtaatcattaaaatattttattttagtgattggcatgataaaattccattcttcgcttaatttggatcgtttttgcgttcgttacgacttccgtcgtaattaaccgaataacgcaaccgtacgaccaaacgaaccgacatccgagatattttttagcatattttaagttccctatactttaacttcatttcaGAGCTTTGAAacggggttaacggggcttaaaagtgccaaaaatcaagttttacaagtgcaaggaccatttttgaaatttctggcagatacattgaacttggtccatttttgaggttttgatggttttaacccaaggTTTTCCACTCTATGGGCTGGAATTTGATGATTTTAAGTATCCCCATgattttgaaaaccatgtgcccacttgtaaggTCAAGATAAAAGCACGAAttgcgagaaacgatcctaacggttctccgaAATCTATATATACCCCTTCCATTTCATTTGCAAACTCACCTTTGATCTgattttgttctctaagttgaagttatacacttcatacctgagaataattagatcaaacctccatttcttggacccgttgtaagtattctttcgttcttttatgcgtttttaagcgtaaaagtcaaacagtgtttgactttctgctttgaccagtctatggtcaacacgaagttcgtttgaacttcgtaacgtgagcataatcacgatggttatagtctcttgtgactatacctactgattaccacgttatttaggcttagtgacgagtcatagtttcggtcaaaatgcgtattcttgcgtattttgcaaccaaactattcttgggtatcaataccctttgtcttgatatcaaacttgttttcaaacttcgttaaacatgttttaacatgtttaactcgtcacttttagattagtgcttatatagagtcgtaagataagcggtctaaacaactgcTTATattttcgaacccgacccgtttggtcaatcagtaggattcgaccaaacatattttgtgaccatagttgtatagggaataaccttccgaggttataccttatggtcacttcgtttaagtagttgtatgataagtagtttatatgccttaggtaaatgactaaaatgccctttttacgcataaattcattttaagcatatgtaacacatgttttgacatctaaactgattatataacataattagatatgttaaggcatataatacttgtcataggactagttaggcgtctcgaacgcgcttttgcgggaacgacgcgttaaagtggcgtaagctaccttgaCGGGTCGTAaagggtcgtaagcacttaggataggttctgatttagaatgtaggcttttgttaaaccatatcccATGAGTTCCAatgctcgtttggtttacaagaccttatcctatccaatcttccgatttaggtgtcgattcgcTAACATAGTATCTGCTACCCTATGAGCCGCGtcaacacttgaactcttggtcttttgagctttgttataccATTTGAACCGAGACTATACGCAACCCTAGGCGAGTACATacttcccctcttttaccgttttcaaatgttttggggtgattcatatgtgtaatcgacttgttttcaaaatgtatggcatatgtgtgttcactaagtgcttttatgtgtattattccgattatgcaaatgtaatgttttatccttaagtgatctacctatcttcatagCTAGATTCatataggatatttgaagtacagtctttgtaacaccccaaaataatTAATAGTTAAAAATATCAACTAATAAAAAGGAAAGGAGTTAGTTTGATGTATATTAGTCTAAAAGATAAACTAAAGGGGCTGATTTTGTATAAATcgccaaacttgatttttataaaaataaaataaatcaaacatacacacacacacatcagtgTGTGCGTGCGTGGGAGCGACAGGAGAGGGGAAGAACACCC
The Helianthus annuus cultivar XRQ/B chromosome 6, HanXRQr2.0-SUNRISE, whole genome shotgun sequence genome window above contains:
- the LOC110944861 gene encoding uncharacterized protein LOC110944861, which translates into the protein METSSSNKRKFSHFKKHSRGKNNNNKGQNSKEVKETKAYVTTTTNDTGRKPYTGSALKCKKCPFHHYGECRSPKCGKCGKLRHRTEVCWGTNTKDQGCFNCGDKGHFKRDCPKEIQARGRAFVIGAKDARQEPNVVTGTFPINNHFASILFDTGADYSFISKEFRNILGVESSKLDIPYSIELADGKLVESGEIIKKCTLELGERNFDIDLLPVPLGSFDVVIGMDWLSDNQAEVICHEKIIRIPLPVGEHLLVHGEKQDMPL